The Impatiens glandulifera chromosome 8, dImpGla2.1, whole genome shotgun sequence genome includes a window with the following:
- the LOC124912558 gene encoding probable sucrose-phosphate synthase — MAGNDWINSYLEAILDVGQGLDEKKSSLLLRERGRFSPTRYFVEQVITGFDETDLYRSWVKAAATRSPQERNTRLENMCWRIWNLARQKKQLEGELTQRMNKRRLERESGRKEATADMSEDISEGEKGDTISEMSVHGENNRSRLRRIESVETMEAWASQQKGKKLYIVLVSLHGLIRGENMELGRDSDTGGQVKYVVELARALASMPGVYRVDLLTRQVSAPDVDWSYGEPTEMLPPRNSDGMMNETGESGGAYIVRIPFGPRDKYIPKELIWPYLPEFVDGALNHIIQMSKALGEQIFSGHPVWPVAIHGHYADAGDAAALLSGALNVPMLFTGHSLGRDKLEQLLRQGRTSKDEINATYKIMRRIEAEELALDASEIVITSTRQEIEEQWRLYDGFDPILQRKLRARIKRNVSCYGRFMPRMVVIPPGMEFHHIVPHDGDMDNEAEGNEEHPTTPDLPIWSEIMRFFSNPRKPMILALARPDPKKNLTTLVKAFGECRPLRELANLTLIMGNRDDLDEMSGTNATVLLSILKLIDKHDLYGQVAYPKHHKQSDVPDIYRLAAKTKGVFINPAIIEPFGLTLIEAAAYGLPIVATKNGGPVDIQRVLDNGLLIDPHDQKSIADALLKLVADNQLWAKCRQNGLKNIHLFSWPEHCKAYLTRIASCKTRQPMWQRNIDDDDDNSESDSPNDSLRDVHDISLNLRFSLDAEKNEGIGNTSFDSTKLENAVLAWSKGVLKNTQKASLTEKAEQNNNTGKFPAIRRRKHIIVIAIDVDVLSDLFQHVKKIFEALEKEKNDGLVGFILATSFTIIEIHSSLLDNGLSPSDFDAFICNSGSDLYYSSPTSEENPFVVDLYYHAHTEYRWGVEGLRRTLVRWAQNLSDKKTEKGGSLVVSEDETASTDYCYSFKVHTLEKVPPVKEVRKLMRIQALRCHPVYCQNGNRINVIPVLASRSQALRYLYLRWGVDLSKIVVFVGESGDTDYEQLLGGIHQSVILKGICETANNLLHANRTYPLSHVLPLDNPKIQECLSSDDIRNKLDKLGVFKG; from the exons ATGGCGGGAAACGATTGGATAAACAGCTATCTAGAGGCGATACTCGACGTAGGACAAGGACTCGATGAGAAGAAGTCATCCTTGTTGCTTAGAGAGAGAGGAAGGTTCAGCCCGACGAGGTATTTTGTTGAACAGGTTATTACTGGCTTCGATGAGACCGATCTCTATAGGTCTTGGGTTAAG GCGGCGGCGACTAGGAGTCCTCAAGAGAGGAATACTCGATTGGAGAATATGTGTTGGAGAATTTGGAATTTGGCTCGCCAAAAAAAGCAG CTTGAAGGAGAGCTAACTCAGAGGATGAATAAGCGTCGTTTGGAGCGAGAAAGTGGTCGTAAAGAGGCAACGGCTGATATGTCTGAGGATATTTCTGAAGGGGAAAAAGGAGATACGATTAGTGAAATGTCTGTTCATGGTGAAAACAACAGAAGTCGATTGCGTAGGATTGAGTCTGTTGAAACAATGGAGGCATGGGCTAGTCAGCAGAAAGGAAAGAAGCTGTACATTGTTTTAGTAAG TCTTCATGGCCTGATCCGAGGTGAGAATATGGAGCTTGGTCGTGATTCTGATACCGGTGGTCAG GTGAAATATGTCGTGGAACTTGCAAGAGCTTTGGCTTCAATGCCCGGGGTTTATCGAGTTGATTTATTAACTAGACAAGTGTCAGCACCAGATGTAGATTGGAGTTATGGCGAACCCACAGAAATGTTACCTCCAAGAAACTCTGATGGAATGATGAATGAAACGGGTGAAAGTGGTGGTGCATATATAGTTCGTATACCATTTGGTCCTAGAGACAAATATATTCCAAAAGAACTTATATGGCCCTATCTCCCCGAGTTTGTTGATGGTGCACTTAACCACATAATACAGATGTCTAAAGCTCTAGGTGAGCAGATCTTTAGTGGGCACCCGGTCTGGCCTGTTGCCATCCATGGACATTATGCAGACGCTGGTGATGCTGCAGCTCTTCTGTCTGGCGCTCTAAATGTACCCATGCTCTTTACTGGACATTCTCTCGGGCGTGATAAGCTTGAACAACTGCTGAGACAAGGTCGTACATCTAAGGATGAGATTAATGCAACATATAAAATAATGCGTCGGATAGAAGCAGAGGAATTAGCTCTTGATGCCTCTGAAATAGTCATAACCAGCACACGACAGGAAATAGAGGAGCAATGGCGTTTGTATGATGGGTTTGATCCTATATTACAACGAAAGTTGAGAGCTAGGATCAAGCGTAATGTCAGCTGCTACGGAAGGTTTATGCCCCGGATGGTt GTCATACCACCAGGAATGGAATTTCACCACATTGTTCCACATGATGGTGATATGGACAATGAAGCAGAAGGAAATGAAGAGCATCCTACTACACCTGATCTACCAATCTGGAGTGAG ATAATGCGCTTTTTTAGTAATCCGCGGAAACCTATGATACTTGCCCTTGCTCGACCTGATCCTAAAAAGAActtgaccacactggtgaaaGCATTTGGCGAATGTCGCCCTCTAAGGGAGCTCGCTAATCTG ACCTTGATTATGGGTAACAGAGATGATCTGGATGAGATGTCGGGCACTAATGCTACTGTTCTGCTCTCAATTCTCAAACTGATTGATAAGCATGATCTCTATGGTCAAGTTGCTTATCCGAAGCATCACAAGCAGTCTGATGTTCCTGACATCTATAGGCTTGCAGCAAAGACAAAG GGTGTTTTTATTAATCCAGCAATCATTGAACCCTTTGGGCTTACTCTGATTGAG GCTGCAGCTTACGGTCTACCAATCGTTGCCACAAAAAATGGAGGTCCCGTCGACATACAAAGG GTACTTGATAATGGTCTTCTTATCGATCCTCATGATCAGAAGTCTATTGCTGATGCTCTTCTGAAGCTGGTTGCAGATAACCAACTTTGGGCTAAGTGCCGACAAAATGGTCTAAAGAACATTCACCTTTTCTCCTGGCCTGAACACTGCAAAGCTTACCTAACCAGAATAGCAAGTTGCAAAACAAGGCAGCCTATGTGGCAAAGaaatattgatgatgatgacgacaaCTCAGAATCAGATTCACCAAATGATTCGTTGAGAGATGTACACGATATATCATTAAACTTAAGGTTCTCATTGGATGCAGAAAAGAATGAAGGCATTGGAAATACATCTTTTGATTCTACTAAGTTAGAGAATGCTGTTTTAGCTTGGTCAAAGGGTGTCTTGAAAAACACTCAAAAAGCTAGTTTGACTGAGAAAGCAGAACAGAACAATAATACAGGTAAATTCCCAGCAATTCGAAGGAGAAAACATATAATCGTCATTGCAATAGACGTAGATGTCCTGTCGGATCTATTTCAACATGTGAAAAAGATTTTCGAAGCGCTGGAGAAGGAGAAAAACGATGGCTTAGTGGGATTTATATTGGCCACTTCTTTTACCATCATTGAAATACATTCTTCTCTTCTTGACAATGGACTGAGCCCTTCTGATTTCGATGCTTTCATATGCAATAGTGGAAGTGATCTCTATTATTCATCTCCTACCTCAGAAGAGAATCCCTTTGTCGTAGACTTGTATTATCATGCACACACTGAGTACCGTTGGGGTGTAGAAGGACTGAGGAGAACTTTGGTTCGATGGGCACAAAATTTGTCTGATAAGAAGACCGAAAAGGGAGGAAGCCTGGTTGTTTCTGAAGATGAGACAGCTTCGACTGATTACTGTTACTCTTTCAAAGTGCATACATTAGAAAAG GTTCCCCCTGTTAAGGAGGTCCGaaaattaatgagaattcaGGCTCTTCGCTGTCATCCGGTTTACTGCCAGAATGGAAACAGGATTAATGTAATTCCTGTCCTGGCTTCTCGATCTCAAGCTCTCAG GTACTTATACCTACGATGGGGTGTGGACTTATCAAAGATAGTAGTATTTGTGGGAGAAAGTGGAGATACAGATTACGAACAATTACTCGGTGGTATTCACCAATCTGTAATTCTAAAGGGGATATGCGAAACCGCAAACAATCTACTTCATGCTAACAGAACATACCCGCTATCGCATGTTCTTCCTTTGGATAATCCCAAGATTCAAGAATGTTTATCTTCTGATGATATAAGGAACAAGTTGGATAAACTTGGTGTCTTTAAAGGATGA